Below is a genomic region from Desulfobacter sp..
GAGTCCGGTGGCTTTTGTTAAAAAATCCCGAAAACCTCAGTGATGACAAGAAGGAGGCCCAACGGTTAGAAGAAGCATTGAAAATAAATCAGCCGCTATTGGTAGTCTACTACATGAAAGAGGAACTCAGGCAAATATGGAATCAAAAGAAAAAAGAAACAGCTGAAAAGATAGTCAGCAATTGGATCAATCTGGCCAATATTTCCAAAATTCCAATGTTGATGAAATTTGCCAAGACCTTGGCTGTGCACAGGCAAAGAATCCTTTCATACTATGATTACAGGATATCTACAGGTCCTTTAGAAGGGACAAATAACAAGATAAAAACCATGAAACGGAAAGCTTATGGATACAGGGATTCGGAGTTTTTCAGGTTGAAACTTTTGGACCTTCACAATAAAAGGTACGCATTAATCGGATGAACCAAAAATCAATTGTTCTCCCAGGACTGATCCGGATGAACCCAAATCCACCGCTTGATTTTATATTTGTTCAAATATTGGGGAGGTCCCGTGCTTTCCTGGCCTTCAGGCGGTACCATATTGCGGTGCCAAGCCAGCGACGAATGAGGTGTATCAGTCATACTCAGCAGTGAGGAGCAAACCAAGGCAACAAAGAAGATTGTTCTGTATGCTGGATCAGGGAGTATTTACTTGAGAAGGGCAGATAATAGTGGTACTTTCAAATGTCTAATATTCATCTCTTTGGAGCTGATACCGGGAATGAAACATATTATTGAGACCCAGGTACTGATCATGGGAGGCGGGGCAACCGGCACCGGACTTGCCCGGGATCTTGCCCTTCGCAATATTTGTACTATTCTGGTGGAAAATCGGGAATGTTCAGAATTCTGTGTCACGGTTTCGGTTCTCGGATCTGCCTCAGCGCCAGCGGAAGTAAAAGTCAGGTCCGAGAATGGGCCTTCAATCAGCCACGTCGGAGGAGTTGACTTTTGCTGGAGTGGAGTTCCTGGAACCATCTTTTCCATCTGTAAATAAATCCCTATCAAATTCCCAGCTCTTTATCCAGCCGGCCTTCAAAGAAAATTGCCAACTGGGAAATTGTCAGTGACCAATTTTGAATCGGCATTGTCCATTTTTTACTGGCGTTCTGGATCCCCATGTAAAGCAGCTTTAACAGGCTGTCCTGGTTCGGGAATGATCCCTTTGTTTTGGTCAGTTTTCGAAACTGTCGATGCACAGCCTCAATGGTATTTGTGGTGTATATTATCCGTCGAATCTCTTCTGGATATTTAAAGAAATGACTGAGGCGTTCCCAGTTGTTCCGCCAGGATTTTATCACAATCGGGTATTTGTCATTCCATTTATTTTCCAAGATATCCAGTTCTTCTTCGGCCAGATCCTTATTGACCGCTTTATAAACACGTTTTAGATCTGCCATAAATTCCTTTTTATTTTTGGAACCAACGTATTTCAATGAATTTCGGATCTGGTGGACTACGCAGAGTTGAACTTCTGTGTCCGGGAATATGGTCTCAATGGCCTCGGGAAAACCTTTTAGACCATCAACACAGGCAATCAGGATATCTTTTACCCCTCGGTTTGAAAGGTCTGTTAACACCTGCAGCCAGAAGTTCGCACCCTCATTCTCGGATATGTACAGCCCAAGAACCTCTTTGCGGCCCTCGATATTCACCCCAAGAATTGTGTAAACGGCCTTGCTGCCGACCTTTCCGTTTTCTCGTACTTTATAATGTATGGCATCAAGCCATACGATTGGGTACACATTTTCCAACGGCCTGGCCTGCCATTCTTTGACGGTATGGATGATTTTATCGGTAATGGTGCTCAGAGTGGCATTTGAAATCTCAAGTCCATAGATTTCCTGTAAATGGGAAGCCATATTGCCGATTTCCCAGGACTCTGCCAAAAGGCCCAGATTCCCTGCAGGCGCCTGGATATTCAAACTGCTCGGGACAAGGCTCCCTGCCTTTCAAAGGAGGTGATTGCCGCATATGAAGTTCCGGATGCTGCAATTGATCCGTTTAAACTTGCCATTGAAAATATGACTCAGGCCCGGGGACTTGGGGCAAGCTATCTTTCCCGTTCCAGGGTCGTTGGATTTGATCTGGACAAAAAAGGGATCTGCCTTGTCCGGGTGGAAAACACCCGGACCCGGGATATTTTCGGCATCAAGGCCGATGTTTATGTCAGCGCCTCTGGCGCCTGGGCCGGCGGTCTGTCAGCCATGGCCGGCATTGAAATTCCCATGGTATTTTCCACGGGCAGCCTGTTGGTGACAGGCCAGCGCCTGGCAAAACCGGTGATCAACCGGCTGCGAACGGCCAGTGACGGCGATATCCTGGTGCCGGGCGGGATGGTTTCCATTCTCGGCACCACCTCTGTCCGGGTGGATTGCCCTGACCGGGTTTTTCCCACTGTGGAAGAGGTGGATCTCATCATTAACCAGGGCTGCCAAATGGTGCCGGGCCTGGAAAAACGGCGGTATATCCGCTCCTATTGCGGGGTGCGTCCTCTTGTCGGCTCCAAACCCGGGGATGACAGGGCCGTGACCCGGGGGTTTTGTCTCATGGATCATTCAAGGGAGGGGTTTGATAATTTTGTGACCATTACCTCGGGCAAGCTGACCACCTACCGGCTCATGGCTGAAAAGACCGCTGATTTGGTCTGTGAAAAACTGGGCTTAAGCCGGGCCTGCAGGACAGGGGAACTGCCTTTGCCCATGGCCGAGACCGGAGACTGGACTCAGCCGGGTGCTGCCCTGCGCTATGGGTTTGCCCTGCCTGATGTGAACGACAAAATCTTGTGCGAATGTGAAATGGTGCCTTCTTCAGCTGTTGATGCCATTGTGGCTGATATAAAAAGGCAAAAGGGTGTGCCCGATCTTTTGTCCATTGCATTGAGAAGCCGTATGGGAAAGGGCCCCTGCCAGGGTTCCACCTGCAGTGGCCGGGTCCTTTGCCATCTTTATGACACAGGAGAGGTTCAGGCAAGGGAAGGGATTCAGGAGATTAAACATTTTTTAAACGAACGGTGGAAGGGGGAGCATGCCCTGCTATGGGGGGATAGCTTGTCCCAGTCTTCTTTAAAAGAAATGATTCATTGCGGCTTGTTCTGTCTGGAGATGGACCATGAAGACAGGTGAGACGGTCCATTGCGACCTTCTGGTCATTGGTGCGGGCCTGGCCGGGATGACTGCGGGAATCCGGGCGGCGGATATGGGCCTGGATACGATTGTGGCAGGCAATACCTCCCATCTCACCTTTGCAAGCGGGCTGATGGATTATCTGGGTGTTTATCCAAGGGGATTGGGTCTGTTCACCTCACCCCGGCAGGGGCTGGACCAGATGATTTCTGATTTGCCCGGCCATGCCTATGCCCTGACCGGCCATGGGGCCATTGTTGCCAGTTTTGA
It encodes:
- a CDS encoding FAD-dependent oxidoreductase; the encoded protein is MGSHIADFPGLCQKAQIPCRRLDIQTARDKAPCLSKEVIAAYEVPDAAIDPFKLAIENMTQARGLGASYLSRSRVVGFDLDKKGICLVRVENTRTRDIFGIKADVYVSASGAWAGGLSAMAGIEIPMVFSTGSLLVTGQRLAKPVINRLRTASDGDILVPGGMVSILGTTSVRVDCPDRVFPTVEEVDLIINQGCQMVPGLEKRRYIRSYCGVRPLVGSKPGDDRAVTRGFCLMDHSREGFDNFVTITSGKLTTYRLMAEKTADLVCEKLGLSRACRTGELPLPMAETGDWTQPGAALRYGFALPDVNDKILCECEMVPSSAVDAIVADIKRQKGVPDLLSIALRSRMGKGPCQGSTCSGRVLCHLYDTGEVQAREGIQEIKHFLNERWKGEHALLWGDSLSQSSLKEMIHCGLFCLEMDHEDR